The following are from one region of the Pseudomonadota bacterium genome:
- a CDS encoding ribbon-helix-helix domain-containing protein, with amino-acid sequence MDTATTTITIRLPEEMKESLQELCKSENKALSDLVRESLKNYLAVKRFRKLRSKTLPFAEVSGYLIDEDVFKALT; translated from the coding sequence ATGGATACTGCCACTACCACTATTACTATTCGTCTTCCTGAGGAGATGAAGGAATCTCTCCAGGAGTTGTGCAAGTCTGAAAATAAGGCTCTCAGTGATCTTGTCCGTGAATCTTTAAAAAACTATCTGGCTGTTAAACGCTTCAGAAAATTACGGTCAAAGACACTTCCTTTTGCGGAAGTTTCCGGATATCTTATTGATGAAGATGTGTTCAAGGCATTAACTTGA